The Achromobacter deleyi region GAAATCAGTATGAACCATGAGTTTTCCAGGGATAACCCCAGGTTGTCCTTTGGACATGGCTCACGCTTGCGGCCCGACGTCCGGCCTGAACGGCCCTCGGGAATCGGCGTCGGTCTGAGGCGGCGCCAAGGCGCCGCCTCAGACCCCGCCCTTAAAGGACATGCTCAGTGATCGTGGTTGCTGGCGGCGAAGCCCGCCGCGTTCAGGATGTCGATCACTTCCAGGATGTGGTCCGGCCCGCGGGTCTGAAGCACAAAATCCACTTCGACATTGCGCACCGGCAATGAGGTGAATGCGCGCTGATGGTGCACTTCGGTGATGTTGGCCTGGGCGTCGGCGATCAGCTTGGTGGCGTGCGCCAGGGCGCCCGGCAGGTCGCGCAGGTCCACCCGGATGCGCGCCAGGCGGCCGGCGCGCACCATGCCGCGCTCGATCAATTCGCCCAGCATCAGGGGATCGATGTTTCCGCCCGTCAGCACCAGGCCGATGCGCTTGCCCTGGTAGCGGCTGCTGCCCGCTTCCTGCGCGCGCAGCAGCGCGGCCAGGCCGGCGGCGCCCGCGCCTTCCACCACGGTCTTTTCGATTTCCAGCAGCACCACGATGGCGTGCTCGATGTCGCTTTCGCTGACCAGCTCGATATCATCGACCAGGTGGCTGACGATGGGCTGGGTCAGCGCGCCCGGAGACTTCACGGCAATGCCTTCGGCGATGGTGTACTGCCCCTGCGGCATGGACACGCCCTTGACGGCCGAGTACATGGACGGGAAGCGCTCGGTCTGCACGCCCACGATCTCGATGCCGGGCTTCAAGGCCTTGGCGGCCGTGGCGATCCCCGAGATCAGCCCGCCGCCGCCGATGGCAATGACCAGCGTGTCCAGTTGCGGCTGGTCTTCCAGCATTTCCAGCGCCACCGTTCCCTGCCCCGAGATGACGGCCTCGTCGTCGTAGGGGTGGATCATGATCAATCCGCGCTCGCTGGCCAGCTCGTAGCCCCGCGCCTTGGCATCGTCGAACGTGTCGCCGGCCAGCACCACCTCGGCGCCGAAACGCCGCGTATTGGCCACCTTGACCGTGGGCGTGAAGCGCGGCATCACGATCACGGCGGGCACGCCCATGCGCTGCGCATGGTAGGCCACTCCTTGGGCGTGGTTGCCGGCCGATACCGCGATCACGCCTTTGGCGCGCTCCTCGTCCGACAGCGTCAGCATGCGGTTCAGCGCGCCGCGTTCCTTGAAGGATGCGGTGAACTGCAGGTTCTCGAACTTCAGCCAGATCTCGGCGCCGAAGATGTCGGACAGCGTGCGTGACAGGGTAAACGGGGTCTTCAGCACCTGCCCGCGCAGGTTTTCGCGGGCGGTCTGGATGGAGGCGATATCGATCACGATGGAAAATCCTGTTAGCGCACCGGCAGGAAATTGAACAGCAGCAGGCCTTGCGCGTAGTTGATCCCGATACGCCTGGAATTCTCGCCGAGCAGGTTGGCGATCAGGTCGAGCCGGCCGATGATGGCGCCGAACTCGCGCTCGAAGCTGAGGTTCGTGGCGTTCTGGGACATTTCATTGGCCAGCAGCAAGTACTCGCCTTGATTGTTGCGGCGCGATGCCAGCAACCAGGCAGCGGCCTCGACATTCCGTGCGGCATTGTAGACCCGCTGCCCATCCAGCGCGTCGGTGGCGTACAGGCGGGTCTTGCCGTTGTGCGCCGCGATGATGGTGTCGGCCAGGCCGTAGATGAAAGCGCCGACCCGGTCACCCGCATAGTTGGGGTCCAGGGACACGGCCAGGATCTGGATGTCGCGCAGGCCGGCGAGGTCGCTGGGCGGAACGCGGACTTCAATGGAATGCTTGACCCGGTTCACCGCCGTGGCCTGATCCGGCACGCCGGTCTTGCGCCATTCCCGGGGGTTGCGCCGGTACAGCTTGTCCAGCAGCGAATAGAGGCTGGCGAGGTTGTCGCGCACTTCCAGCGTGACGGTGCGGTTGAAGTCCGTCTGCGCGAGCTGGTCGGCGGACATGTCTTCGCCCTTGGGGCCGCGCTGGCCCGGCCCGGGGCCGGTCATGCAGCCCGTCAGCAGCGCCGCAAGCAACGCCGCGACGCCGGCGGTCATCGGCCACGCGATCATGCCTTGCTCATCCCATGCCCCCTCAAGAATGCGTTGAGGGCACCCCGCAGGCTCGGGCGACGCCGCTCTCGCGCAAGACTTTACAGGAAGGTAGCCGAAGTTGGGAGACGTCCGCCACCTGGACAAGCAAGAAGATGAATCAGCGCCGCCCGGGCAGCCCAAGAAAAACGGCGCCTTGCGGCGCCGTTTTTTTCAATCAGGACCCTGCAGGCTTACTCAGCTTGCGGTTCCGATTGGGGGGCTGCTTCGGCAGCGGCGCCGGTTTGCTGCTCGATACCACCGATAGCCTTGATGGACAGGCGCAGGCGGCCCTTGTCGTCGGCCTCGATGACCTTGACGCGGACTTGCTGGCCGACCTTCAGAACATCGTTGATGTTCGCGATGCGGTAGTTGGCGATTTCCGAGATGTGCAGCAGGCCGTCGCGGCCCGGCAGCACTTGCACGATGGCGCCGAAGTCCAGCAGACGCAGGACCGAGCCTTCGTAGATCTGGCCCACTTCGACGTCGGCGGTCAGTTCGACGATACGACGCTGGGCTTCCTTCGCCTGCGCTTCGTCGACGCTGGCGATCACGATCGTGCCGTCGTCGGAGATGTCGATCTGCGTGCCGGTTTCTTCGGTCAGCGCGCGGATGGTGGCGCCGCCCTTGCCGATCACGTCGCGGATCTTCTCGGGGTTGATCTTGATGGTCAGCATGCGCGGGGCGAAAGCCGACAGCTCGCCGCGCGAACCGTCCAGCGCATCCTTCATCTTGCCCAGGATGTGCAGGCGGCCTTCGCGGGCCTGAGCCAGCGCCACTTGCATGATTTCCTTGGTGATGCCCTGGATCTTGATGTCCATCTGCAGTGCGGTGACGCCGTTTTCGGTGCCCGCAACCTTGAAGTCCATGTCGCCCAGGTGATCTTCGTCGCCCAGAATGTCCGTCAGCACGGCGAACTTGCCGCCGTCCAGGATCAGGCCCATGGCCACGCCGGCCACGTGATCCTTGACCGGCACGCCGGCGTCCATCATGGCCAGCGAACCGCCGCAGACCGAAGCCATCGACGAGGAGCCGTTGGATTCAGTGATTTCCGACACGATGCGGATCGTGTACTGGAAGTCTTCGGGAGCCGGCAGCAGCGGGATCAGCGAACGCTTGGCGAGGCGGCCGTGGCCGATTTCGCGGCGCTTGGGCACACCGATGCGGCCCGTTTCGCCGGTGGCGAACGGAGGCATGTTGTAGTGCATCATGAAGCGGTCACGGTACTCGCCCATGAGCGCGTCGATGATCTGCTCGTCCTGCTTGGTGCCCAGCGTGGCCACGACCAGCGCCTGGGTTTCACCACGGGTGAACAGCGCGCTGCCGTGTGCGCGGGGCAGCACGCCCAGACGCACGCTGATGGGGCGCACGGTGCGGGTGTCGCGGCCGTCGATACGCGGTTCGCCGTTAAGGATCTGGCCGCGGACAATGGCCGATTCCAGCGAGAACATGATGTTGTCGACAGTCACGGCGTCCGGCAGCGACTCGCCCTTTTCAGCGGCGGCGGCAGCCAGCTTGGCCGACACGTCGGCCGACACTTCACGCAGCTTGGCCGTACGGGCCTGCTTTTCGCGGATCTGGTAGGCGGCGTTCAGGCCTTCCTGGGCAGCGGCGGTCACCGCGGCGATCAGGGCTTCGTCCTTGGCGGGAGCTTGCCAGTCCCAATCGGGCTTGCCGGCGTCCTTCACCAGGTCGTGAATGGTGTTGATGACGGCCTGCATCTGCTCGTGGCCATAGACCACGCCGCCCAGCATGACTTCTTCGGACAGCTGTTGGGCTTCCGATTCCACCATCAGCACGGCGTTTTCGGTGCCGGCGACAACCAGGTCCAGCTTCGAGGACTTCAGCTGCGTGGCGGTCGGGTTGAGGACGTACTGGCCGTCGATGTAACCCACGCGCGCGGCGCCGATGGGGCCGTTGAACGGGATGCCCGAGATGGCCAGCGCGGCGGACGCGCCGATCATGGCGGCGATGTCGGGATCAATCTCGGGATTGACCGACAGCGTGTGGATGACCACCTGGACTTCGTTGTAGAAGTCTTCGGGGAACAGCGGACGCAGCGGACGGTCGATCAGGCGCGAGGTCAGCGTTTCCTTTTCGGAGGGCTTGCCTTCGCGCTTGAAGAACCCGCCCGGGATACGGCCGGCAGCGTAGGTCTTCTCGATGTAGTCGACGGTCAGCGGGAAAAACGTCTGACCCGGCTTGGCCTTCTTGGAAGCCACGACAGTGGCCAGGACAACGGTGTCCTCGATCGACACCACAACGGCGCCGGAGGCCTGGCGAGCGATTTCGCCAGTTTCCAGGACGACCGTGTGCTGGCCGTACTGGAACGATTTAGTCACTTTATTGAACATGACGATTATTCCTTACAAATGAAAAACCGTGGCCGTCGCGACATACGTCGCACCGACCACGGTTGCGTCATGGGGAGCCAGCCCCGTCGATCACTTGCGCAGACCGAGTTTTTCGATCAGTGCGCGGTACGAATCGGGATTGCGGCCCTTGAGATAGTCGAGCAGCTTGCGGCGACGGCTGACCATACGCAGCAGACCGCGGCGCGAGTGATGGTCCTTCATGTGTTCTTTGAAGTGACCAGTCAGTTCGTTGATACGGGCGGTGAGCAGAGCCACCTGAACTTCGGGGGAGCCGG contains the following coding sequences:
- the pnp gene encoding polyribonucleotide nucleotidyltransferase — encoded protein: MFNKVTKSFQYGQHTVVLETGEIARQASGAVVVSIEDTVVLATVVASKKAKPGQTFFPLTVDYIEKTYAAGRIPGGFFKREGKPSEKETLTSRLIDRPLRPLFPEDFYNEVQVVIHTLSVNPEIDPDIAAMIGASAALAISGIPFNGPIGAARVGYIDGQYVLNPTATQLKSSKLDLVVAGTENAVLMVESEAQQLSEEVMLGGVVYGHEQMQAVINTIHDLVKDAGKPDWDWQAPAKDEALIAAVTAAAQEGLNAAYQIREKQARTAKLREVSADVSAKLAAAAAEKGESLPDAVTVDNIMFSLESAIVRGQILNGEPRIDGRDTRTVRPISVRLGVLPRAHGSALFTRGETQALVVATLGTKQDEQIIDALMGEYRDRFMMHYNMPPFATGETGRIGVPKRREIGHGRLAKRSLIPLLPAPEDFQYTIRIVSEITESNGSSSMASVCGGSLAMMDAGVPVKDHVAGVAMGLILDGGKFAVLTDILGDEDHLGDMDFKVAGTENGVTALQMDIKIQGITKEIMQVALAQAREGRLHILGKMKDALDGSRGELSAFAPRMLTIKINPEKIRDVIGKGGATIRALTEETGTQIDISDDGTIVIASVDEAQAKEAQRRIVELTADVEVGQIYEGSVLRLLDFGAIVQVLPGRDGLLHISEIANYRIANINDVLKVGQQVRVKVIEADDKGRLRLSIKAIGGIEQQTGAAAEAAPQSEPQAE
- the rpsO gene encoding 30S ribosomal protein S15, which gives rise to MSVADIKKSDIVAQFQRAQGDTGSPEVQVALLTARINELTGHFKEHMKDHHSRRGLLRMVSRRRKLLDYLKGRNPDSYRALIEKLGLRK
- a CDS encoding threonine ammonia-lyase, giving the protein MIDIASIQTARENLRGQVLKTPFTLSRTLSDIFGAEIWLKFENLQFTASFKERGALNRMLTLSDEERAKGVIAVSAGNHAQGVAYHAQRMGVPAVIVMPRFTPTVKVANTRRFGAEVVLAGDTFDDAKARGYELASERGLIMIHPYDDEAVISGQGTVALEMLEDQPQLDTLVIAIGGGGLISGIATAAKALKPGIEIVGVQTERFPSMYSAVKGVSMPQGQYTIAEGIAVKSPGALTQPIVSHLVDDIELVSESDIEHAIVVLLEIEKTVVEGAGAAGLAALLRAQEAGSSRYQGKRIGLVLTGGNIDPLMLGELIERGMVRAGRLARIRVDLRDLPGALAHATKLIADAQANITEVHHQRAFTSLPVRNVEVDFVLQTRGPDHILEVIDILNAAGFAASNHDH